In one Vampirovibrio chlorellavorus genomic region, the following are encoded:
- the mgtA gene encoding magnesium-translocating P-type ATPase produces the protein MNSQKSEKQTATNNPEHRLAYFRALACMSVAAVLKKLKTETIGLTDAEAQARLSEYGLNEITREQRHPWLIRLMMLFNSPFNYLLMVLGLLSYVSGNRSSAIMIAIMVLLSVLLRFIQESRSNRAAEELQALVTSRVNVRRRHSGEDTQGASQEIPLNNLVPGDIITLGPGDLIPADVRLIEARDLHINQSALSGEAFPVEKKAEPDGHTAGSLIDLGNLCFMGTSVVSGMAVAVALATGDQTYFGNLAAKIVEDEPPTSFDQGINKLSWLLIRFITAMVLVIFLINGLTKHDWLTALLFALAVGVGLTPEMLPMILITNLSRGAIALSRQKVIVKRLASIQNLGAIDVLCTDKTGTLTQNKVILYRHLDLHGQESIEVLKAAYLNSYFESGLKNLLDDAIMAHAEQDDALNIESDYVKVDEIPFDFERRRLSVVIAREGKHTLICKGAIEEMLSVCVRIHDKDREYPITPAIRAQIHKDIQKLGEEGFRTIAVACKNMDVPQKAYTVEDEQALTLLGYIAFLDPPKESTAQAISALSQLGVTLKILTGDNEWVTRKICTVVGLPIQGILLGRDIESLSPEQLAEQAEHTTIFAKLTPEHKERVIQAIQQKGHVVGFLGDGINDSPALHRADVGVSVANAVDIARESADMILLEQSLLVLKDGVIEGRKVFGNIIKYIRMTTSSNFGNVFSMVGASFLLPFLPMMPIQILAQNLLYDISQTAIPFDRVDEAFLARPHRWEVPNVERFMLTFGPVSSIFDYVLFAVMWFVFQANTEPRQALFHTGWFIEGLLSQVLIVHFIRTASIPFLQSWAAPQLLVMTGLIIAVGIYLPHSPLAPFFGFVTLPAHYFAWLVGILAAYFVLIQVVKRWFIGKFGYD, from the coding sequence ATGAACAGCCAGAAATCCGAAAAGCAGACAGCAACGAACAATCCCGAGCATCGTCTGGCCTATTTCCGGGCATTGGCCTGCATGTCAGTCGCCGCGGTTCTGAAGAAGCTGAAAACCGAGACCATTGGCTTGACGGACGCCGAAGCTCAGGCGCGACTGTCTGAATACGGACTGAACGAGATCACTCGAGAACAGCGTCATCCCTGGCTGATTCGCTTGATGATGCTGTTCAATAGCCCCTTTAATTACCTGTTAATGGTGCTTGGCCTTCTCTCCTACGTTAGCGGTAATCGATCGTCCGCCATTATGATTGCCATTATGGTATTGCTGAGCGTCCTCTTGCGCTTTATTCAGGAATCCCGATCCAATCGGGCGGCGGAAGAACTGCAAGCGCTTGTTACCAGTCGGGTTAATGTGCGCAGGCGTCATTCCGGGGAGGATACGCAGGGCGCTTCGCAGGAAATCCCCCTGAACAATCTGGTTCCGGGCGATATTATTACCCTGGGCCCGGGGGATCTCATTCCTGCCGATGTACGGTTGATTGAAGCCCGGGATTTGCATATTAACCAGTCCGCGCTCAGTGGGGAAGCCTTTCCGGTGGAGAAGAAAGCGGAACCGGATGGCCATACAGCCGGTAGCCTGATTGATCTGGGCAATCTCTGCTTTATGGGCACCAGTGTGGTCAGCGGCATGGCTGTGGCCGTGGCGCTGGCAACCGGCGATCAGACCTACTTTGGCAATCTGGCAGCGAAAATTGTGGAAGATGAACCGCCCACGAGCTTTGATCAGGGGATCAACAAGCTGAGCTGGCTGCTGATTCGCTTTATTACCGCCATGGTGCTGGTGATTTTTCTGATTAACGGGCTGACCAAGCACGACTGGCTAACCGCCTTGCTCTTCGCCCTGGCGGTTGGCGTGGGGCTGACACCGGAGATGCTTCCCATGATCCTCATCACCAACCTGTCGCGAGGGGCCATCGCTTTGTCGAGGCAAAAAGTGATCGTCAAACGGCTGGCCTCCATCCAGAATTTGGGCGCTATTGACGTGCTATGCACTGACAAGACCGGTACCCTGACGCAGAACAAGGTCATTCTTTATCGGCATCTGGACCTGCACGGCCAGGAAAGTATCGAGGTTCTGAAAGCGGCGTATCTCAACAGCTATTTTGAATCAGGCCTGAAGAATCTTTTGGATGACGCCATCATGGCCCATGCCGAGCAAGATGACGCCCTCAACATTGAAAGTGATTACGTGAAGGTGGATGAGATTCCCTTTGACTTTGAGCGTCGCCGCCTTTCCGTGGTCATTGCCCGGGAGGGCAAGCATACGCTGATCTGCAAGGGGGCCATTGAGGAAATGCTGAGTGTCTGCGTGCGCATTCACGATAAGGATCGAGAATATCCCATTACCCCGGCAATTCGGGCGCAAATCCACAAGGACATCCAAAAGCTGGGTGAGGAGGGTTTTCGGACGATTGCCGTGGCTTGCAAAAATATGGATGTGCCACAAAAAGCGTACACGGTTGAAGATGAGCAGGCGTTGACCTTGCTGGGATACATCGCGTTTCTGGATCCGCCCAAGGAAAGCACAGCGCAGGCCATTTCGGCGTTAAGTCAGCTGGGAGTCACCCTTAAAATACTGACCGGCGACAACGAGTGGGTCACCCGCAAAATCTGCACCGTGGTGGGCTTGCCCATTCAGGGCATCCTGCTGGGGCGGGATATTGAATCGCTGAGTCCTGAGCAACTGGCCGAGCAAGCGGAACACACCACCATTTTTGCCAAGCTGACCCCTGAACATAAAGAGCGGGTGATTCAGGCGATTCAGCAAAAAGGCCATGTGGTGGGTTTTCTGGGCGACGGTATCAACGACTCTCCCGCCTTGCACCGGGCCGATGTGGGTGTTTCCGTGGCAAACGCGGTGGATATCGCCCGGGAATCAGCCGATATGATTCTGCTGGAGCAAAGCCTGCTGGTTCTGAAAGACGGGGTGATTGAGGGGCGCAAGGTGTTTGGCAACATTATCAAGTACATTCGCATGACCACCAGCTCCAATTTCGGCAATGTGTTCAGCATGGTGGGGGCCAGTTTTCTGTTGCCGTTTTTGCCCATGATGCCCATCCAGATCCTGGCCCAGAACCTGTTGTACGATATTTCGCAGACGGCCATCCCCTTTGATCGGGTGGATGAAGCGTTTCTGGCCCGGCCCCATCGCTGGGAAGTCCCCAATGTGGAGCGATTCATGCTGACCTTCGGTCCGGTGAGTTCTATTTTTGATTACGTTCTTTTTGCCGTGATGTGGTTTGTCTTTCAGGCCAATACGGAACCTCGGCAGGCACTGTTCCATACCGGCTGGTTCATTGAAGGATTGCTGTCGCAAGTGCTGATCGTGCATTTCATCCGCACCGCCAGCATTCCATTCCTGCAAAGCTGGGCCGCTCCACAATTGCTGGTGATGACTGGTCTCATCATTGCCGTTGGCATTTACTTGCCGCATTCTCCGCTGGCCCCGTTTTTCGGGTTCGTAACGCTACCCGCTCATTATTTTGCCTGGCTGGTGGGTATTCTGGCCGCCTATTTTGTCCTGATCCAGGTGGTCAAGCGCTGGTTCATCGGGAAGTTCGGCTATGACTGA
- a CDS encoding YihY/virulence factor BrkB family protein, with protein MTEEQARKYPFWAWLRGLFQKVSADDCQGLAAEVAFNMIQSLIPATFFLISLFGLLGQTSVFYALSVDFIDELAPAHTGSLLLHLLDATIRGSTTGLTLAGMMITLWSASGSGGVIVKGLRRAYGIPEKGFPFWYTPMVSIVLVLLLGLMLVVAIYLIMFGDALISWLHGRFHLPFSAVTLLRISRWLVLGCGITAITTLTYALILRPKTGGFRWRVSLPGAVFFLIAWVSVSELFSLYINHLHQFNPVYGALGALIILVTWLYYSALIFFVGAEITARRAGSADKIGF; from the coding sequence ATGACTGAAGAACAGGCACGGAAATATCCGTTTTGGGCCTGGCTCAGGGGCTTGTTTCAGAAAGTCAGTGCGGATGATTGTCAGGGGCTTGCCGCCGAGGTGGCCTTTAACATGATTCAATCCCTTATCCCGGCCACGTTTTTCCTGATATCCCTGTTCGGTCTGTTGGGGCAGACCAGTGTTTTTTACGCTCTGAGCGTGGACTTTATCGATGAACTGGCCCCGGCGCACACCGGCAGTCTGTTGCTTCATCTGCTTGACGCCACCATTCGGGGTAGCACCACTGGACTGACGCTGGCGGGGATGATGATTACGTTGTGGTCGGCATCCGGGAGTGGCGGTGTCATTGTCAAGGGTCTGAGACGTGCCTACGGGATTCCGGAAAAAGGCTTTCCCTTCTGGTACACGCCGATGGTATCCATTGTGCTGGTGTTACTCCTGGGCCTGATGCTGGTGGTGGCGATTTATCTCATTATGTTTGGCGATGCCCTGATTTCCTGGCTGCATGGCCGCTTCCACTTGCCCTTCAGCGCCGTGACCCTGTTGCGTATCAGTCGCTGGCTGGTGTTGGGCTGCGGCATTACCGCCATCACCACTCTGACGTACGCCCTGATTCTGCGCCCCAAAACGGGCGGGTTTCGCTGGCGGGTCAGCCTGCCGGGCGCTGTTTTTTTTCTGATAGCCTGGGTCAGCGTGTCAGAGCTGTTCAGTCTGTACATCAACCACTTGCACCAGTTTAACCCGGTTTACGGAGCGCTGGGAGCCCTGATCATTCTGGTGACATGGCTTTATTATTCGGCGCTGATTTTCTTTGTGGGGGCTGAAATCACCGCCCGGAGAGCAGGGTCTGCGGATAAAATCGGATTTTAG
- a CDS encoding arabinofuranosidase catalytic domain-containing protein: MLMVFLGTTMAIGASLQLMSGPLSAIVMGSASQNRLAAEELAKSGLRAVTGQLQAYYNGGQTISAGLSFNSTSAPAYVLMPQSPDSPAGATRSVGSYTSRVSYVNGNTLLVMVTATVGSSQSSVSQLLTLTRDAYPMAFNNITGATAAYGLRRLTSSAAITRAIRVRRGRDNAETDIGFLPNGDLDIPALMTFLNDGLTTYPKPLDRVTGAVRAYSLRKINTAYTGNAIIVRRSSDDATTNIGFLPNGDLDAPALLSFCKTDSCFVTAWYDQSGNGRHATQTTLAAQPRIVNAGALEMINGRVALRFDGVDDTMLGATNNTANSSFNLVVAQVDAGASITLQSKATSGTSGTGGQKYLLSPPNAGAVNAGTGISLGENGAGVYEHGNSYMPCLANSVISPNSNDGLVVSYNYINKQPFLFINSKLVDVGFTSPRADLALPVHVGGPPPVHAPYGYFKGAVGEWIQYPTSLTTANRQMLENDEARYYDLTLADPGYTPPLVTVPSATAAYGLRRLITDNTGTTDDDKAIQVRRSSDNTTQIIGFDPKGNLDLANLYKFCGAGSCFVSIWYDQSGNNRHLTQPTAANQPRIVNAGVLDTINGRPAMRNIGSRILLGAGANLMAGTGGWWYSTILADYGSVDTANFLDRNPAGNSNPIVGLMKASGKFGIVTRRNDGTNQTVRTGSYTIPSDGTGQLVSWQRVRGVEYTLFVNGLVDASTPDTDTDITPQGVAVLGHNEIGYYPGASAAMSELIIYNTSVTTATRNRLEGNQMAYYNINNQEPDTGFVTTWYDQSGNGFNFMQGERELQPVIRLDSKTGRPTIQFNGLNNYMATGTTLNFTGTNARALVVASMDGSTGSAGRLFGGKKNSDVYDYATPESVSFLRRYGATNQLFSYRNNATLGISPAFTLNQPFQATSVFNGSSHQIRVNGVNGTSVASSGSFGINQLWLGGAPFLFLGDLWAGGVSEILLYPNAMNAVPLAQLEQDQRSYYGTP; the protein is encoded by the coding sequence ATGCTCATGGTGTTTTTGGGCACCACCATGGCCATTGGCGCCTCTTTGCAATTAATGAGTGGCCCTTTATCAGCCATTGTCATGGGCAGCGCCAGCCAGAACCGTCTGGCGGCGGAAGAACTGGCCAAAAGTGGATTGAGGGCGGTGACCGGCCAGCTTCAGGCTTACTACAATGGCGGGCAAACCATTTCCGCTGGCCTTTCTTTCAACTCTACCAGCGCCCCGGCTTACGTTCTCATGCCCCAGAGTCCCGACAGTCCGGCTGGAGCGACCCGCTCTGTTGGTTCTTACACCAGCCGGGTTAGTTATGTGAATGGCAATACCCTGCTGGTTATGGTAACGGCCACAGTGGGGAGCAGCCAGTCCAGCGTCAGCCAGTTATTGACCCTGACGCGGGACGCTTACCCAATGGCGTTCAACAACATTACAGGTGCCACCGCCGCTTACGGCTTGCGTCGATTAACCAGCAGCGCCGCTATTACCCGGGCCATTCGGGTACGACGGGGCAGAGACAATGCCGAAACGGACATTGGCTTTTTACCCAACGGCGATTTGGACATACCCGCCTTGATGACTTTCCTGAATGATGGTCTGACCACTTACCCCAAACCGCTGGATCGGGTGACTGGCGCAGTTCGGGCTTATAGTTTAAGGAAAATCAACACTGCCTACACGGGCAACGCCATTATCGTCAGGCGCAGTAGCGATGATGCCACCACCAACATAGGCTTTTTGCCCAATGGCGATTTGGATGCGCCCGCCCTGCTGAGCTTTTGCAAGACGGATAGTTGCTTTGTAACCGCCTGGTATGACCAGAGCGGCAATGGCCGTCACGCCACCCAGACCACCCTGGCCGCCCAACCCCGCATTGTGAATGCGGGCGCGCTGGAGATGATCAATGGCCGGGTGGCCCTTCGATTTGATGGCGTGGATGATACCATGCTTGGAGCCACCAACAATACAGCCAACAGTTCTTTTAATCTGGTGGTGGCTCAGGTGGACGCCGGGGCCAGCATCACTTTACAAAGCAAAGCCACTAGCGGTACGTCTGGGACTGGTGGTCAAAAGTATTTGCTGAGCCCTCCCAATGCGGGGGCCGTCAACGCGGGGACAGGAATCTCGCTGGGGGAAAATGGGGCGGGTGTCTATGAGCATGGCAATAGTTACATGCCCTGTCTTGCAAATTCGGTCATAAGCCCCAATAGCAACGATGGCCTAGTCGTATCGTACAACTACATCAACAAGCAGCCTTTTCTCTTTATCAATAGTAAACTGGTGGATGTGGGGTTCACCTCTCCCCGGGCCGATTTAGCGCTTCCTGTCCATGTCGGCGGCCCGCCGCCAGTTCATGCGCCCTACGGCTATTTTAAAGGAGCTGTGGGGGAATGGATTCAATACCCTACTAGTTTAACCACCGCCAACCGGCAAATGCTGGAGAACGATGAAGCCCGATATTATGACCTGACTCTGGCTGATCCGGGGTATACCCCACCGCTGGTAACCGTACCCAGTGCCACCGCCGCTTACGGCTTGCGTAGATTAATTACTGACAATACCGGAACGACTGATGATGATAAAGCCATTCAGGTGCGTCGTAGCAGTGATAACACCACCCAGATTATTGGTTTTGACCCCAAAGGAAATCTGGATCTTGCAAACTTGTACAAGTTTTGCGGGGCTGGCAGTTGTTTTGTCTCCATCTGGTACGATCAAAGCGGGAACAACCGGCACCTGACCCAGCCCACCGCGGCCAACCAGCCTCGCATTGTGAATGCCGGGGTTTTGGATACCATTAATGGGCGACCTGCCATGCGTAACATAGGAAGCCGGATTTTGCTGGGGGCGGGTGCAAATCTCATGGCGGGAACCGGTGGGTGGTGGTATTCCACTATACTGGCCGACTATGGCAGCGTTGATACTGCGAACTTCCTGGATCGTAACCCCGCCGGCAACAGTAATCCAATTGTGGGGTTAATGAAGGCTTCCGGGAAATTTGGGATTGTGACACGCCGGAATGATGGAACCAATCAAACTGTGCGGACAGGTTCTTATACCATTCCCAGTGATGGTACGGGTCAACTGGTTTCCTGGCAACGAGTCCGAGGGGTCGAATATACCTTGTTTGTCAATGGCCTGGTGGATGCTTCCACACCGGATACCGATACGGATATTACCCCACAGGGAGTGGCTGTTCTGGGGCATAATGAGATTGGTTATTATCCCGGTGCCAGTGCGGCCATGTCAGAACTGATTATTTATAACACCAGCGTTACCACCGCCACTCGGAACCGTCTGGAAGGCAATCAAATGGCCTATTACAACATCAACAATCAGGAGCCGGACACCGGTTTTGTGACCACCTGGTACGACCAAAGCGGCAATGGTTTCAATTTTATGCAAGGCGAGCGGGAATTACAGCCGGTGATTCGGCTGGATAGCAAAACGGGCCGCCCCACCATTCAGTTTAATGGCTTAAACAATTACATGGCCACCGGCACCACCCTCAACTTTACCGGTACCAATGCCCGGGCACTGGTGGTGGCCAGTATGGACGGTTCTACTGGTAGTGCTGGCAGGTTGTTTGGTGGTAAAAAAAATTCGGACGTCTACGATTACGCCACGCCTGAATCGGTTTCCTTCCTGCGCCGTTACGGCGCTACCAATCAACTGTTTAGTTACCGAAATAACGCCACGCTGGGCATATCTCCGGCCTTTACCCTGAACCAGCCCTTTCAGGCCACCTCTGTTTTTAATGGCAGTTCCCATCAAATTCGCGTTAATGGAGTCAATGGTACCTCTGTAGCCAGCAGCGGCTCCTTTGGCATCAACCAGCTCTGGCTGGGCGGCGCGCCTTTTCTCTTTCTGGGGGATCTCTGGGCCGGTGGGGTCAGCGAGATTCTTCTCTATCCCAACGCCATGAACGCGGTCCCATTGGCGCAGCTGGAGCAGGATCAGCGCAGTTACTATGGTACCCCCTGA
- a CDS encoding malectin domain-containing carbohydrate-binding protein, whose protein sequence is MDVETPLKQAKPLKRAGRGLSLLEVLLMITLLSATILPCALMLTRTGQNARDVYLQSTRSILLNSLQDEQTVDRNNYAYTSVGMNTDTSESGQVIPWRSVVDVTNAGASDSFQKTVFYYLYNTAADAANAPRYSTKVIQTRNTLRVRFDSLQAGYMDSSGQWWNPWVLYNGAAMVPGINNASSVYTNYPAQAITNLPSHRDADIYRGGWYRNGASITYSAPVSTGLYTVKLYFADNSVASTRLMDIVMEGKLMNPGNPYFAPPYCGSQSFCANVQMFDVMVTDGNLDITISPNSNTVNDDPYIQALSIKKRT, encoded by the coding sequence ATGGACGTCGAGACGCCGCTCAAGCAGGCAAAGCCACTCAAAAGGGCTGGCAGGGGGCTTTCCCTGCTGGAAGTGCTGCTGATGATCACCCTGCTTTCGGCCACCATTCTGCCCTGCGCCCTCATGCTGACCCGAACCGGCCAAAACGCCCGCGATGTGTACTTGCAGTCCACCCGCAGCATTCTACTCAACAGCCTGCAGGACGAACAGACTGTCGATCGGAATAATTATGCCTACACGTCTGTTGGTATGAATACCGACACCAGCGAATCCGGGCAGGTCATTCCCTGGCGCTCCGTGGTGGATGTGACCAATGCCGGGGCTTCGGACAGCTTCCAGAAAACCGTGTTTTATTACCTGTACAACACCGCTGCCGATGCGGCCAATGCCCCCCGCTACAGTACCAAAGTTATCCAGACCCGAAACACCCTGCGGGTTCGTTTTGACTCTCTACAAGCAGGCTACATGGACTCCTCCGGGCAGTGGTGGAACCCCTGGGTTCTCTACAATGGGGCTGCCATGGTGCCCGGCATTAATAACGCCAGCAGCGTGTATACCAATTATCCAGCCCAGGCCATCACTAACCTGCCCTCTCACCGGGATGCCGATATTTACCGGGGGGGCTGGTATCGTAACGGTGCATCAATCACCTATAGCGCCCCGGTTTCCACAGGGTTATACACGGTCAAGTTGTACTTTGCTGATAATTCAGTCGCATCAACACGACTCATGGATATTGTGATGGAAGGAAAGTTAATGAATCCGGGTAATCCATATTTTGCCCCCCCATATTGTGGCAGCCAGAGTTTTTGCGCCAACGTGCAAATGTTTGACGTGATGGTAACCGATGGCAATCTGGACATCACCATATCTCCCAACAGTAACACGGTCAATGACGATCCCTATATTCAGGCGCTTTCCATTAAGAAAAGGACTTAA
- a CDS encoding prepilin-type N-terminal cleavage/methylation domain-containing protein, whose translation MACFQRLTVQKRLPGLTLVEMLIAMALMGFVVLSMGNLLFGANLRSVSLNERFKLASEVHSLIDDIREDLHRGAYISPNSFRNRLEYTTYDSSTGDAVKKVYGICYYSSVQTASTDTSCPLQQSGGTFPYIKRSDDGGATWGSPYRISGFNKYRLVNASGPRFLFAQSANNCIDYVDNNANGVLGSGDTTQTQVSCGTAANSWFGATANSLNPTYASKVILNNFNFTTGTGRPETLRTLPQYIFIAAPPGPVRSNLAAVSPGVKDTQLVQSFSFDSTVNNMWPAGFNTVDLAWDAAHDRLIIGSDSHSILYTTERNGVFINQPYALNDGKYTARGVAIEDDGNTLHAISNTTSERYHRYNLNSISPLTEVAGGASATFVTAQSSRLFMAFDPKNRRLYITRVDNDGFFKIVELNGPDSTAPQTETGNKWQLPSAIATSSQIGGFEIEPTTGDFLVVRDQVYAAGGNNYLDLYRIPRTGSYSLAMAPYLSINLTDLGSTATGTAGQFGLTYDAALHRLFLADNVSKRIYEVAPVKIITPRT comes from the coding sequence ATGGCCTGCTTTCAGCGTTTGACGGTTCAAAAAAGACTGCCCGGCTTAACCCTGGTGGAAATGCTGATTGCCATGGCCCTGATGGGCTTTGTGGTGCTTTCCATGGGGAACTTGCTCTTTGGGGCCAATCTCCGCTCCGTCTCCCTCAACGAGCGGTTCAAGCTGGCCAGCGAAGTGCATAGCCTGATCGATGACATTCGGGAGGATTTGCACCGGGGGGCCTACATCAGTCCCAATTCTTTCCGCAACCGGTTGGAATACACCACCTACGATTCCAGTACCGGGGATGCGGTCAAAAAAGTCTACGGCATCTGTTATTACAGCAGCGTGCAAACGGCCAGCACCGATACCAGCTGTCCCTTGCAGCAGTCGGGGGGCACGTTCCCCTACATCAAACGTTCCGACGATGGCGGGGCCACCTGGGGCTCTCCTTACCGCATTTCCGGCTTTAACAAGTACCGGCTGGTTAATGCCAGTGGGCCCCGGTTTTTGTTTGCCCAGTCTGCCAACAATTGTATTGATTACGTGGATAATAACGCCAACGGGGTGCTGGGAAGCGGCGACACCACCCAGACTCAGGTGAGCTGTGGCACCGCTGCAAACTCATGGTTCGGGGCGACCGCCAATTCCTTAAACCCTACTTACGCCAGTAAAGTGATATTGAACAACTTTAACTTCACCACGGGCACCGGAAGGCCCGAGACCCTGCGAACCCTGCCCCAGTATATTTTTATCGCTGCCCCGCCCGGCCCGGTGCGCAGCAATCTGGCGGCGGTGTCCCCGGGGGTGAAAGACACCCAACTGGTCCAGTCTTTTTCCTTTGACAGTACGGTCAATAACATGTGGCCCGCTGGCTTCAACACCGTGGATTTGGCCTGGGACGCCGCCCATGATCGATTAATTATCGGCAGTGACTCGCATTCAATTCTTTACACCACCGAGCGCAACGGGGTGTTTATTAATCAGCCTTACGCCCTGAATGACGGCAAATATACAGCCCGAGGAGTGGCCATTGAAGACGACGGTAACACGCTTCACGCCATTAGCAATACCACCAGTGAACGCTATCATCGCTATAACCTGAACAGTATCAGCCCCCTGACCGAAGTGGCGGGCGGGGCCAGCGCCACCTTTGTAACGGCGCAGTCCAGCAGGCTTTTTATGGCTTTTGATCCCAAGAACCGACGCCTTTACATTACCCGGGTGGATAATGACGGATTTTTCAAAATCGTGGAGTTGAACGGCCCGGACTCTACCGCGCCCCAGACCGAAACGGGTAACAAGTGGCAATTGCCCAGCGCCATCGCAACTTCTTCTCAAATAGGCGGCTTTGAAATTGAGCCGACCACGGGTGATTTTTTAGTTGTGCGCGATCAGGTCTATGCGGCCGGTGGCAATAACTATCTGGATCTCTACCGCATTCCTCGCACTGGCAGCTACAGTCTGGCCATGGCTCCTTATTTATCAATCAACCTGACCGATTTGGGCAGTACGGCCACCGGAACCGCTGGCCAGTTTGGGTTGACGTATGATGCGGCGCTCCATCGCCTGTTTTTGGCCGACAATGTGAGCAAAAGAATTTATGAAGTGGCCCCGGTCAAAATCATCACCCCAAGGACTTGA
- a CDS encoding TolC family protein, whose product MLARSWFHPLNLVQKEPKFNVPDKYRYSQSSDSQNPDGFESVGVENAAHISWREFFSDPYLIRLIETALSNNQEFNIFLQDIEIARNEVKEKQAEYLPKVGLGMGIENYAVSKNTRDGVLDKIIDRNDLNSRNLGLNIGPNMTWEVDIWKKLQNAKDAARMRLMAQYEGRNYLISRLVAEIARCYYELMALDNSLKIVDANIQIQEKAFLKMKLLKEYAKANNLAVNRFEAQLLKTKSQRFEISQKIVEKKNRLKFLSGLYDGAPIPRNSEKLMTMQVDELQVGVPTQLLENRPDIRQAEFAIKAAKLDLKSVQANLYPSLSINAKSGFSAFGSALLFNPKSLVYNLMGDLTAPVINRKAIIARIAIADSYQTQVVLNYEQTLLQAYTEVLNQMLNIKNIQQSYETKQREVRLLDDSVTIANNLFQYAKADYVEVLLTQEEKLNAEKELVELKMNLIGSKVDLYRALGGGWR is encoded by the coding sequence GTGCTTGCGCGATCCTGGTTTCACCCCCTCAATCTGGTTCAAAAAGAGCCCAAATTTAACGTTCCTGACAAGTATCGCTACAGTCAGTCCAGCGATTCCCAGAACCCGGACGGCTTTGAGAGTGTAGGAGTGGAGAACGCCGCTCATATCAGCTGGCGGGAATTTTTCTCCGATCCCTACCTGATTCGTCTCATCGAAACAGCCCTGTCAAACAACCAGGAATTCAATATCTTTTTGCAGGATATCGAGATTGCCCGGAATGAGGTGAAGGAGAAACAAGCCGAATACTTGCCCAAAGTGGGCCTGGGGATGGGCATTGAAAACTATGCTGTGTCAAAAAACACACGGGATGGGGTGCTAGACAAAATTATTGACAGGAACGATCTGAATTCCCGCAATCTGGGTTTGAACATAGGCCCCAACATGACCTGGGAAGTGGATATATGGAAAAAGTTACAGAACGCCAAAGACGCGGCCAGAATGCGTTTAATGGCCCAATACGAAGGCCGGAACTATCTTATCTCACGATTGGTCGCTGAAATCGCCCGCTGTTATTATGAATTGATGGCCCTGGATAATTCCTTGAAGATAGTGGATGCAAACATTCAAATTCAGGAAAAAGCCTTTCTTAAAATGAAGTTGCTGAAGGAATATGCCAAAGCCAATAACCTGGCAGTGAACCGGTTTGAAGCACAGTTGCTGAAAACCAAAAGCCAACGGTTTGAAATCAGTCAAAAGATCGTTGAAAAAAAGAATCGCCTCAAGTTTTTATCGGGCTTGTATGATGGTGCCCCCATTCCCAGAAACTCCGAAAAATTAATGACCATGCAGGTTGACGAATTACAGGTCGGTGTTCCCACGCAACTGTTAGAAAACAGGCCCGATATTCGTCAGGCCGAATTTGCCATCAAGGCGGCGAAACTGGATCTAAAAAGTGTCCAGGCCAATTTGTATCCCAGCCTGAGTATTAACGCCAAGTCTGGCTTTTCAGCGTTTGGCTCCGCATTGCTATTCAATCCAAAATCCCTGGTCTACAATTTAATGGGGGATTTAACGGCTCCTGTTATCAACAGAAAGGCCATCATCGCCCGAATCGCCATTGCGGACTCCTATCAAACACAGGTGGTGCTGAACTACGAGCAAACCCTGCTACAGGCTTATACCGAAGTGCTGAATCAAATGTTAAACATCAAGAACATACAACAAAGCTACGAGACAAAACAAAGAGAAGTGCGCTTACTGGATGACTCGGTCACTATTGCCAATAATTTATTTCAATACGCAAAGGCCGATTATGTGGAAGTGTTGCTGACACAAGAAGAAAAACTCAATGCCGAAAAGGAACTGGTGGAGCTGAAAATGAATTTAATCGGCTCCAAAGTGGATCTGTATCGCGCGCTGGGAGGGGGCTGGCGTTAA